The window CTCGTCGAGATCCTGCGGGCGGCCGGCGACCTGCGGCGGCTCGGCGCCGAGCTCGTCGTGGCCCGGCCGACGCGCTCGACCCGCCGGCTCCTCGAGGTCACCGGGGTCGCGGGGCGGCTCTCGATCGAGCCCCCCCTGCGCTCGCTCGACGACGTCGCCCCGCGGGCCTCCTGAGGTCACGCCCGCTCGCCGTGGCCCGCGAGGCGGGCTCGCCCGGGCGCGCCGCCGGCCCCGTTGCTCGTGTCAGGCCTGGACGGTGTCCGGAACCTTGCCCGTGAGCGGCGCACGCCAGCGCAGCAGCGTGCCCCCTCCCGGCCGGCGCGCCACCTCGAAGCTGCCGCCGAGCGCGAGGGCTCGCTCGTGCAGGTTGCCGAGCCCGCTCGTGCGGGCGGCGGCGGCGATGCCCACCCCGTCGTCGCCGATCTCGACGACGAGCTCCTCGCCGGCTTGGACCGAGACCTCGACGCGGCTCGCCCGGGCGTGGCGGACCGCGTTGGAGAGTCCCTCCGACACGACCGCCACGGCGTGCGAGGCGACCTCCTCCGGCACGGCGGCGTCCACGACGCCCTCGAAGCGCACCGCCGGCATGAAGCCCAGCCCGCCCGCCGCCTGCTGCGCGAGCGAGAGGATCTCGGACTTGAGCCCCGGGCGAGGACCGAAGTGGTGCGAGAGGCCGAAGATGGTCGTGCGTATCTCGCCGATCGTGGCATCGAGCTCGTCGATCACCGCGTCGACGCGTTCGCGCACGTCCGGGTCGCGAAGCAGCGGCCGCATGCTCTGCAGGCGCATGCCCGACGCGAACAGCCGCTGGATGACGAGGTCGTGGAGGTCGCGGGCGATCCGGTCCCGGTCGCCGATCAGCATGAGGCGCTCGCGGTCCTCGCGCGTCCGACTGAGCTCGATCGTCACCGACGCCTGGTCGGCGAGGTTCGAGACGGCGGCCACCTCGTCGGGCGACCACTGCGTCCCGTAGCGCAGGCAGCACAGCGCCCCGGCGACGCCGGAGGCCGAGGCGAGGGGTGCTGCGAGCACGGAGGCGGCCGGACAGGCCGCGCCCGCCGGGAGCCGCTGGCCCGCGACGCCTCCCGTCTCGGCGACCCGCCGGAGCAGGTCGCGCTCGAGCGGCCCGAACGCCTCGAGGAGCGCCGAGTCGCCCTCCTTGGCGAGGACCTCGAGGCTCCCGCCGTCGTGGACGAGGACCATCGCCGCCGCGACCTCGACGAGGTCACCGGCGTGCCGGCAGATCGTCCGCAACGTGTGCTCCATCGGGTCGCCGGCGAGCAGGCTGAGGCGCACCTCGGCCGTGATGCCGTGCTGGCGCCGGAGACGGCGCTCCTCGGCGAAGAGCCGGCGCACCTCGGCCTCGTCGCGCTTGCGATCGGCGATGTCCCGGATGATCGCCGAGAAGCCCCGCACCTCTCCGGCGGCGTCCCGTATCGCCGCGAGCGACAGGGCCACGTCGATCCGGCTGCCGTCTCGCGCCGTCCAGCAGGCGTCGACGCGCGCCGGCCGGCCCGTGGCGAGGATCGAGGCGAGGACCTCCTCGAACTCGCCAGCAGCCTGCTCGTCGAAGAGCACCCCGAGGTCGCGCCCGACCATCTCGTCGGATCGGTAGCCGAAGAGCTCCTCGGCCGCCGGGTTCCAGCCCGTGACGACCCCCGCTCGCGTGCACGAGACGAGGGCATCGGGGCTCGACTGGACGAAGGCAGCGAGCAGCGCCTCGGCCTCGGGCTCGCCCGGTGCCGTCCCGCCGCGCACGACGGCCACGGCGAGGCCGGTCGACCCCGCGAGGACGGGCACGACCCGGACGTCGGCGCGCCGAATGCGGCTGCCCGCCCCCGCCGACGCGCCGGCGGCCCGCCCCCCGTCGCCGGGACCGCCGCGCTCGCTCCCGAGGTCGCCGCAGGCCCGCTCGTACGAAGCGACGAGGTCGTCGATCGCCCGGTTCACGAGCTGCGCCCGCTCCTGCCCGAAGAGCCGCTCGGCGGCGCGGTTCGCGGCGACGACCGTCCCGTCCCCATCGACGAGGAGCGCGGCGTCACGGACGAGCTCGATGACCGGTTCGAGGCCGCTCGCCAGGGCGACCGGATCCACCTGCGTAGCGAGCCCCGTCCGCTCCTGCCGGGTCGGCCACCCGAGGCTCACGACCACCGCGCTAGCGACATGCCCCGCGCCTTGCCACCGGCAGCCGGCACAGCCCCTGGCGATCCATGCGGCTCGCCCTCCGTCGGTCGTCACTCGCCGGCGTACCCGAGGGCGCCGGCCGGCCTGCCCCTCCGGGCAGACTACGTCCCCAGCCGCGGCTCGGCAATCCCGAGCTTCTCCCCAGGCGATCCACTCCCGCGCCGCTCGCCGCAGCGTCAGCAGACGGCGCCGGAGGACGCCGGTCCCGCCACCGGGCCGCCCGGCCCCGGTGCGCCGAGCCCGAGGGCGGACGGATCCGCCTCGGGCGCGCCGAGGTCGGCGAGACCGCCGCGGTCCTCGGCGAGCGCGCGGATCGCGGCGAGGAGCTGGTTGCCCCGGATCTGCTTCAGCACCCAGCCGGCGGCGCCCGCCCGCAGGGCCGCCGCGATCGCCGGCCGGTCCGCGTACGCGTACAGCAGGAGGCAGGCCGTCCCCGGTCGCGCCGAGAGGACCCGTCGGCACAGCTCGGCACCGCCGGCGAGGGGCGCCGGGACGTCCAGCACGGCGATGTCGGGCTCGGCGCGCGCGACGGCGGCGGCGAGCTCCTCGCCCGCGGTGACGGCCGCCACCACGGTGAGGTCCGCCTCGGCCTCGATGACCTCGACGAGCGCGTCCCGCACCGCCGCGCTCTGCGACGCGAGGACGACGCGGATGCGCACCACGTCAGCCTGGGGCCCCGCCCCGCGCGTGATCAGGGCCGAAGGTCACTTGACGCCCGGCGCCCGGCGCGCTGCGACGTGCTTGACTCTCGGCGTGGGTGGCGAGCGGCCGCCGGACGAGCTCGGGGCGTTCGTCGTCGGGCCGCGCCCGATCGCGAGCGGCGCGGCCGGCGGCCCGCTCGCCGGCCGGCGCTTCGCGGTGAAGGACCTGTTCGACGTGGCAGGGCTCGCGACGGGCGCGGGCAACCCCGACTTCCTCGCCGACGCCCCGATCGCGACGCGCCACGCTCCGGCGGTCTCGGCGCTCCTCGCCGCCGGGGCCGACCTCGTCGGCAAGACGGTGACCGACGAGCTCGCCTACAGCCTCTCGGGGACGAACGTCCACTACGGGACGCCGCGCAACCCCGCGGCCCCCGGCCGCGTCCCCGGAGGGTCCTCGAGCGGCTCGGCGTCGGCGGTCGCCGGGCGCGTCGTGGACTTCGCCCTCGGCACCGACACCGGCGGGTCCATCCGGGTCCCCGCCTCCTACTGCGGGATCTGCGGGCTGCGGCCGTCGCACGGTGCGGTGAGCTGCGAGGGCGTCGTGCCGCTCGCTCCGAGCTTCGACACGGTCGGCCTGCTCGCCGCCGACGGGAGGATGCTCGAGGCGGCCTTCGAGGCGCTGCTCGCCGGCGCGCCCGGCCCGCTCGAGCGGCGCGGCCGGCAGCACCGCCCCGACCGCCTCGACGAGCTGCGTCGCCTCGTCGTCCTCGACGAGCTCGACGCGCTCGTCGAGGAGGAGAGCCGCGAACCGCTCGCCGCCGCCGTCGAGGACCTCGCCGCCCTCCTCGGCGCCGAGGTCGTCGCCGTCCGCCTCGGCGACGACCTCGTCGAGCGAGCCCGCCAGGCGT of the Acidimicrobiales bacterium genome contains:
- a CDS encoding PAS domain S-box protein — encoded protein: MSLGWPTRQERTGLATQVDPVALASGLEPVIELVRDAALLVDGDGTVVAANRAAERLFGQERAQLVNRAIDDLVASYERACGDLGSERGGPGDGGRAAGASAGAGSRIRRADVRVVPVLAGSTGLAVAVVRGGTAPGEPEAEALLAAFVQSSPDALVSCTRAGVVTGWNPAAEELFGYRSDEMVGRDLGVLFDEQAAGEFEEVLASILATGRPARVDACWTARDGSRIDVALSLAAIRDAAGEVRGFSAIIRDIADRKRDEAEVRRLFAEERRLRRQHGITAEVRLSLLAGDPMEHTLRTICRHAGDLVEVAAAMVLVHDGGSLEVLAKEGDSALLEAFGPLERDLLRRVAETGGVAGQRLPAGAACPAASVLAAPLASASGVAGALCCLRYGTQWSPDEVAAVSNLADQASVTIELSRTREDRERLMLIGDRDRIARDLHDLVIQRLFASGMRLQSMRPLLRDPDVRERVDAVIDELDATIGEIRTTIFGLSHHFGPRPGLKSEILSLAQQAAGGLGFMPAVRFEGVVDAAVPEEVASHAVAVVSEGLSNAVRHARASRVEVSVQAGEELVVEIGDDGVGIAAAARTSGLGNLHERALALGGSFEVARRPGGGTLLRWRAPLTGKVPDTVQA
- a CDS encoding response regulator gives rise to the protein MRIRVVLASQSAAVRDALVEVIEAEADLTVVAAVTAGEELAAAVARAEPDIAVLDVPAPLAGGAELCRRVLSARPGTACLLLYAYADRPAIAAALRAGAAGWVLKQIRGNQLLAAIRALAEDRGGLADLGAPEADPSALGLGAPGPGGPVAGPASSGAVC
- a CDS encoding amidase, with product MGGERPPDELGAFVVGPRPIASGAAGGPLAGRRFAVKDLFDVAGLATGAGNPDFLADAPIATRHAPAVSALLAAGADLVGKTVTDELAYSLSGTNVHYGTPRNPAAPGRVPGGSSSGSASAVAGRVVDFALGTDTGGSIRVPASYCGICGLRPSHGAVSCEGVVPLAPSFDTVGLLAADGRMLEAAFEALLAGAPGPLERRGRQHRPDRLDELRRLVVLDELDALVEEESREPLAAAVEDLAALLGAEVVAVRLGDDLVERARQAFRTLQMREAWRSHGAWIGERHPRLGPGVAARFAAAARVSAEQAAEASLVREEVRARLVALLGEDALLAQAAACGPAPLLDEAREAKEAGRWRTLGLTAPAGLAGAPVVALPLVRAGGLPLGLALVGLPGDDELLADLAARAVPPG